The following DNA comes from Nitrospirota bacterium.
TATGGATCATCAGGACTCCTTAGGAGGATGAAATTAAGAAGTTATTTACCACAAAACTCATTGAAAATAAAGGGGAAAATGAACATTTTATCGAATATTTTCATCCCATCACATTGAACAAACTTTTTACGAGACCATCAAAGTTCTTCCAGCACTCAAGTATCAGCACAATTTTGAAAACACCGTCGATAGCTAACGGTAATAGTCAATTTTTTATTAGAGCGGAAGTGTTTAGTTGTAGGTGCTACCCTCAAAACGTACAGGTTCTTAGACAATGTCAGTTTGGTGGGGTTTTGCCTCACCCAAATAAAGCTCCTCATCTTGATTTTTCCACTGCCCTTTTCCATTCATTGTAATATTGATTTCTTTGGGTTTCCCCCATAGAAGGAAGAAACCGCCGTTCCTCCTGCCAGTTTTTTTGAATTTCTTCTAAATTTTTCCAAAATCCAACAGCCAGGCCCGCCAAATACGCGGCGCCCATTGCAGTCGTTTCAGTGACTTTGGGTCTGATAAGCGGTGTGTTTATCATGTCTGATTGAAACTGCATTAAAAAATTATTTTTTACCGCTCCTCCGTCTACCCGGAGGTCTTGTAAAGAGAATCCAGAGTCTTGTTCCATAACCGTCATGAGATCTTTTACCTGGTAAGCAATCGATTCCAGGGCCGCCCTCGCGATATGTGCCCGGCCGGCGCCCCGGGTCAGTCCGACGATAATGCCCCTGGCCTCCATATCCCAGTAAGGAGCCCCAAGGCCTACAAAGGCTGGAACGAGATAGACGCCGCCGTTATTTTTAAGGGAAAGGGCAAGATCCTCGCTTTCAGCCGCGTTCTGAATAATTTTCAACTCATCCCTTAACCACTGAATCACCGCTCCGCCTATAAAAACAGACCCTTCCAGGGCATAGGTGATTTTATTTTCAAGCCCCCAGGCAATCGTTGTGAGAAGCCCGGTTTTTGAAACGACAGGCTGGTCTCCCGTATTCATCAGAAGAAAACATCCTGTCCCGTAGGTATTTTTCCCGCTACCTTTTTGAAAAGCGCCCTGGCCAAAAAGCGCCGCGTGCTGGTCCCCGGCCATTCCCGAAATTGGAATAGACACTCCCTCGAATAAATCAGGATGGGTGTATCCATAAATTTCGGAGGAGTTTTTTACTTCCGGAAGTATCGAAACCGGGATGCCAAACCTTTCAAGAAGCTCCTGATCCCATGAAAGTTTGTGGATATTAAAAAGCATGGTACGGGAGGCATTGGAGTAATCTGTCGCGTGAACTTTTTTCCCGGTTAACTGATATAGCAGCCAGCTATTCACCGTGCCAAAGAGCGCTTCTCCTTTCTTTGCTTTTTTTTGAATTTCAGGAATGTTCTCGATCAGCCACTTGATTTTAGTGGCAGAAAAGTAAGCGTCAACCACAAGCCCGGTTTTCTTCCGGATGGGTCCGGCGAAACCTTCCGCCTTGAGTTGATGACAAAGCGGGCTGCTCCGGCGGCACTGCCAGACAATCGCATTGTAAAGAGGTTCGCCGGTTAATCTATCCCAGAGAATCGTGGTTTCTCTCTGGTTCGTGATCCCAATCGTAAGAATTTCCCGGGGAGAAATTCCTCCTTTAATAACAGCCTCTTTTGCGGAAGAGATTTGAGAGTTCCAAATTTCCGCCGGATTATGTTCAACCCATCCGGCCTGGGGATAAATCTGGGCCACCTCCCGGAATGCGGATGAAACAATCTCTCCCTTTTGATTAAAAAGAATGGCGCGGGAACTGGTCGTCCCTTGATCCAGAGCAAGAATATATCCCATGACGAAACTTTCTTTTCTTTTTAATTATTTTGAAGAAAGGGTCTTAAGCTGATGGTAGAGTTCTTTTTCTTTTTCCGTTATTTTTTCAGGAAGGACGATTTGAAGGACAACGTAGAAGTCCCCTCTTTCTCCTTTTTTCTTTTGGAGTCCCTTTTCTTTCACCCGTAATTTTTGTCCACTTTTGCTTCCGGCGGGAATTTTTAACCTAACGGTCCCATCAAGCGTTGCAATTTCAAGGTCTGTCCCAAAAACAGCATCCCACGGATAAATCAATTGGGTCAGGATAATATCATCCCCCTCGATTTTAAACAGAGGATGGGGTTTTAGTTTTACGATTAAATAGAGATCGCCGGGATTTCCTCCATCGGGATGTCCCTGGCCGGCAAGCCGGATTTTCGACTCCTCCCGAACGCCTGGCGGGATATTGACTTCGAGATGTTTTCGGCCATATCCCAAATCGATGGTTATCTTTTTTATCCCGCCGCGGTGGGCCTCTTCCAGGGTCAGTTCAATTTCGGCTTGAACATCCTCTCCTCTAACGGTTCTTCTCTGGTGGGCAGCCGTTTGCCGATGGCCCTCGCGCCCCCTCTGCGAACCAAAAACAGCTTCAAAAAAGTCGCTAAAAGCTCCCATTCCGCCAAATTCAGCGCCAAAATCAGATGTGCGAAATCCTTCCCCGCCAGCTCCGAAACCAGGAGGAGTAAACTCCATTCCCTCGCGGTAGTTGGCTCCTAAAAAATCGTATTTTTTCCGCTTTTCCGGATCGCTCAAAACTTCATTCGCTTCATTAATCTCTTTAAACTTTTCTTCCGACGATTTTTTTTGGGCAGGGCTGGCCAAATCAGGATGATGTTTACGGGCAAGTTTTCGGAAAGCAGACTTAATCTCCTGAGCGGAAGCATCCTTTTTGACCCCCAGGACTTCATAATAATCTTTAAATTTCACACTCATACTGAAGACTCTAACATGATTTCACTATAAACACAAAATCCCGTTTCTTGTCGTGCCCCAAGACCAGCGATAGACTTCGCACCCACTTATTAATCATGTCATTGCGAGCACCGAAGGGTGCGTGGCAATCTTATCGTAAAGTCTTAAGATTGCTTCACTTTGTTCGCAATGACAGCTTTCTAACTCTGTTCTTGGGTCATGCCGCAATTCGTGGGCAGGACTACTCTTTCACCATTTCAAGGAACTCCTCTTCGGAGAGGACCCTGACTTCCAACGCCCTGGCTTTATCCAGTTTCGAACCCGGGTTTTCACCTGCCAAAATAAAATGGGTTTTAGAACTGACCGAAGAAGTGACCTCCCCCCCTTCTTTTTCAATTTTTTCGGTCAGTTCCTCCCTAGAATGAGATTTAAAAGTCCCTGTAATTACGACCTTTTTCCCTGCCCAGATTCCTTTGACGGGAACAGCCTCATATTCAATTTGGACCCCGGCTTTCAAAATACGGGCGATGGTCTCCCGGTTCCTCTCTTCATAAAAAAAATGGACGATATTATTTGCCAGCTCCGGCCCAATGCCAAAGATACCGGTCAACTCTTCCTGGGCCCCGTTCTCCAAACGATCGAGCGATCCAAAATGCTGACTTAAAATTTTACCAACCGAGGAACCGATACCTCGTATACTTAAAGAATAGAGAAAACGGGAAAAAGAAATTCTTTTGGATTTCTCAATTTGTTCGATCAGGTTTTGGGTTGACTTTTCTTCCCATCCGGGAAGCCTTACCAGTTCGTCTTTTTTTGATTTTAAATAAAAAATATCTGAGAGATTTTTTAATAACCCGTTTTCATAAAGCTGGTCGACCTTTTTCTTGCCTAAACCCGCGATATCGAATCCTTTTCTGGAGCAGAGATGGACAATTTTTCCCTGAATCTGTGCCGGACAGGAGAGATTAATACAAAAAAGATAGGCCCCCTCCTTTTCTACGGCGGCATGACAGACGGGACATTCTAAAGGCATATGGAAAGGAGTTTCCTGTCCTGTCCGTTTTTCAACAACCGGTTTAATCACTTCCGGAATAACGTCCCCCGCCCGTTCGACGAATACGGTATCTCCGACCAGGACATTTTTTTCAAGCATCTCTCCCTCGGTATGGAGGGTCGCCCTCGAAACGGTAACCCCGCCGATTTCCACCGGCTCTAAAATAGCGACAGGGGTTAAAATACCGGTCCGTCCGACCTGAACCTCGATCTTCAGAATTCGGGTCGTCATTTGCATCGGTTTAAATTTATAGGCCAGCCCCCACCTCGGATGACGGGCAGTTTCTCCGAGTTTTTGCTGATCGTCTATTTTATTGACCTTGATGACCACGCCGTCGATATCAAAGGTCATTTCTTTTCTCCCGGTTTCAATCTGATGATGTTTCTGAACGGCGGCTTCGATTGACGGACAGAGGGTCATCTCAGGAGACACCCTAAATCCCCATTCTTTCAACTGATTGAGAAGTCCGATCTGGGAATGAAATCGGGCCCCCTCGACTTTGCCTGTTCCCCATGCATAGAAATGAAGGTTCCTCCGGGCGGTAATCGCGGGGTCTAACTGCCTTAATGACCCGGAAGCCGAGTTCCTGGGGTTGGCAAATATCGGGAGGCCGTTTTCGGCCTGAATTCGGTTGATCTCCTTAAAAACCTCTTTTGGGATTAGAACTTCACCGCGGATTTCAATGTGCCGGGGAAATGGGGCGTCGGAGCCTTCGAGCCCGGGCATTTTTCTGAGACGCAGCGGGATCGTCTGAATGGTTCTCAAATTGCCGGTGATATCTTCTCCCCTAAATCCATCTCCCCTGGTCGATCCCCGGGTAAAAAGACCGTTCTCATAAACTAAAGAGGAGGAGACGCCGTCATATTTCGGTTCGACGACGTATTCAATTTCCTCCCTTTGGATCACCTTTCGAACTCGTTTATCAAACTCAAGCGCCTCCTCTTCAGAAAACGCATTGTCAAGGCTTAGCATCGGAAGATCATGAAGAACCGTCTTGCCCAGGCTTTCTAAAGGGGCGCCCACCCGTTGGGTCGGAGAATCGGGGGCAAGAAATTCCGGATATTTTTTTTCAAGTTCAACGAGCTGTTTGAAAAACCGATCATACTCGGCATCGGAAATGGAAGGCTGATTTAAGATATAATAAAGATAATTATGATGATTGATTTGCTCCCGAAGCGCTTTGATTTCTTTCAGAATGGGGTCCATCGTCATTTTATTCTTCTCATGGGGTCTCCTTTACCCCTTATTTCATCATAATTAAAAATCCAAATCTATTGTTTTATTTGTAATAGGTATGCTACCCTTTTTTGAGGACAAATGGCATGAAAAATTGGATTAAAATCGGGTTTATTCAAACCCGGCCGGGTTTTGGCGAGAAAAAGGCAAACGTTGATGAAGTGATCGAAATGCTCTCTTCCGCAAATGCCGACCTGATCGTCCTTCCTGAGTTTTTTAACTCCGGGTACCAGTTTACCTCCAAATCAGAAGTTTCTTCCCTTTCAGAAGAAATCCCGGACGGCTATACGACCAAAAGATTAATCAGAATTGCCAAACAGAAAAAAATGTATATCGTCGCCGGATTGCCTGAGAAAAAGGGTAAATTATTTTTTAATTCGTCTATTCTCGTCGGCCCTTCAGGTTTTATCGATGTCTATCGTAAAATCCACCTTTTTTATGAAGAGAAACTTTGGTTTTCCCCGGGTAACAAACACCTGAAGGTCCACGACATCGGCAAAGCCCAGATTGGCATGATGATCTGTTTTGATTGGTTTTTCCCGGAGGTATTCCGCGTTCTAGCCCTGGCTGGCGCAGACATTATCTGCCACCCCTCCAATCTTGTCCTTCCGCACTGTCCCCAGGCCATGATTACCCGTTGTCTTGAAAACAGGGTTTTTGCCATCACCGCCAATCGGGTGGGTTTCGAGGAACGGGAAGGGAAAGAACGCCTCACCTACATCGGCATGAGTCAAATCGTCAGCCCTAAAGGAGAGGTTCTCTACCGGGCTTCAAGCGAAAAGAGTGAGATGCAAATTATGGAAATCAATCCCGCGGAAGCAAAGAAAAAATCGATCAACAGGTACAATCATCTTTTTGAAGACAGAAGGTCTGAGTTTTACGAGGCTTTGCTCTCTCCTCCCGAGGAATAATCCAAAAACTCCCGTCGTTAAAAATGGATCTTGCCGGAATTAATAAAGCGGTTTCAATTCTAAAAAAAGAAATCAAACAGTGGAAAATCCCTGTTGTCGGCGTCATCGCCAATGAGTCCAGAGATCCCTTTCTGGTTCTTATTTCGACCATCCTTAGTTTGAGAACGAAAGACAAAACAACGTTTGAGGCGTCCAACAGGCTTTTCACCCTTGCCTCCACCCCCGAAGAAATGATAAAGCTTTCTCCGGCTCAGATTGAAAAAGCCATCTATCCGGTCGGTTTTTATAAAACCAAAGCCAAATCAATTCTTCACACGTGTAACGATCTAATCAATCGGTTCCATTCCAAAGTTCCCGGCAATCTGGAAGACCTCCTGACGTTGAAAGGGGTCGGAAGAAAAACGGCGAATCTCGTCTTAACGCTTGGTTATGATCAATACGGCATTTGCGTCGATACCCATGTGCACCGTATTTCCAACCGGTTTGGGTTTATTAAAACAAAGACGCCCGATGAAAGCGAAATAGTCCTCCGGCAAAAACTTCCCAAACGTCATTGGAAGATTTACAATGACCTGCTCGTAGCCTTTGGCCAGAATCTTTGCAAACCTGTATCCCCTCATTGCAGTCACTGTAAGCTCCTTTCACTGTGTAAAAGGGCCGGAGTAAAATCCTCCAGATAAACTGAGTTGCCAAACTCCATCTATTTGTTAAGCTTAATACATATGAGCAAAGTTATGGGAATATCGACGGAAAACGTCACCATTACCATCATGGGGAAGCCTTATCTTGTCCCAAAAGACAAGCTCCTTTATGTATTTCAGGACTTAGAAATGCTTCGAACCCGGAACAAGTTCTGCTGGAACGGAGAATGTAAAAATTGCGCAATTTCGTTTCGTGAAACTTCCGATTCTCCTGTCGTGATCACAGAAAGAGCCTGCCAGACCACGGCGACCGAAGGTCTTTGCGTCGTCGATATGCCAGGTGAATTTTATCTGACCAGGTGAACTGAATTTATTTCTTTTTAGAAGATGTTAGGATAACCCCCTTCAGACGTTTGGTCCCATGATAAAAGTGATCTTTAATATATTCTTTTCTGGCCCGCTCATCACTCATCTTTTCAAGCAATTCCTCTTTATCCAGAATCGCGTCCAAACCTTTGTCCCCAATACGTCCTATCGAGACTTTCATCTACACCCCTCCCACAAAGCTTGCTCGCAAGCGACCCCGCAGCGAAGCTATGCTTAATTAATAATGGGTTATCTCTATCCCTAAGTCAAATGGTACCAAAAAGAATTTTCGTCTGTCAAGCTACTGTGATATCCCTAGAACAGCGATAGAAAGTTGTCATTGCGAGCGAAGCGAAGCAATCTCGCCATCTTGAGCCGAGATCGCCACGCACCCTGCGGGCGCTCGCGATGACAGGCAAAACAAGGAGTTACAAATCCTATCTCCTGGGGATATCTTGTCCACCCCCAGTTTTATCCGTAGCTTTAGAACTGTGGCCAGGATCAGGGGAGGGGATGAACGGATATTTCTAAAAACCGGAAGGCGGGCAAGACGATGAGATAAGTTTATGATGCTACAACCGGCTGTAACTCTTGAGGCGCCCCCGCATGATTCATTCGGACGGAAATCAGCCTGGAAATCCCCGGTTCTTCCTGGGTCACCCCGTAGAGAATATCCGCAATCTCCATGGTTCGTTTATTGTGGGTAATGACAATAAACTGGGAATGATCGGTCATTTTTTTAAGCACCGTCGTAAAACGCCTGATATTTTCTTCATCAAGCGGGGCATCGATTTCGTCGAGAATACAAAAAGGGCTCGGATGAATCAAGAAACTGGCAAACAAAAGGGCAATCGCCGTAAGCGCCTTTTCTCCCCCTGAAAGCATCGATACATTTCTCACCTTTTTACCGGGCGGCTGAACAATAATATCCACCCCCGACTCAAAAGGATTGCTGTCATCCAATAAAATGAGTTCGGCCTTCCCGCCTTCAAAAAACGACACAAATACTTCCATAAATTTTTGATTGAGCGCGACGAAGGTTTCATTGAAAAGAATCCGGGTCGTTTTATTGATTTTTTGAATGGCCTCCTGAAGGGACTGAATCGATTGCGTTAAATCGCCTTCCTGTGCCGTAAGAAAATTAAATCTTTCCTCTAATTCTTTAAATTCATCAATGGCCGTCACATTCACGGGCCCGATCTGGTCAATTTTCGCCTTTAACTCTGAAAGGGTGGTTTTGGCCAATTCATACTCGAGCTCCGGATATTCTTCCTGCATAGCGTTTTGGAGCGTTGTTTGATAGTGGGTCTGCAAAAATTGATCGATATGTTCCAGTTTTATCCGAACCTCGGTCCACTTGACCTCTAAATCATTTTTCTTTTTGACCGCCTCGTCAATTTCTTTTCGATTGAGGCGATAGGCGTCTTCTTTGGTCCTTAAATTGTTAATCAAGACTTCATGATCTTCAACAAGGACTGTCTTTTGGCTTTTAATCAGGCCCAAATCCTGGTTAAGCTCAGAAATGGTTTGAAGAACCGTCTTTTTTTCCAAAAGGGCCCCGTTTTGCTTGATCTCCAGGTTCAAAGCGGTTTCTTCTTTAAAAGCGATTTTTGCGGCGGCGTCTTTTTGTGAATTCTCCAATTCGTTTAAATTAAGGAGGGTGTGATTCACCTTGCTCTTGAGGGACGTTGCCTCGATTTTTATTTCCGTGAGTTGAACGGCAAGCTGGTCTTTCTCGGTCATTTTTTCCTGAAGGGAACGTTTCAAGCCGGCAAGCCGTTCTTCCAGTTGAATTTTGGATTCCTGGATCGTAAGACTTTCTACCTGCAACAATTGAGCGTCCCTGTCAATCAAAGAAATCGATTCGAATCCCTTTTCCATCTCTTTTTTCAGTTGAGCTTCCCGGGCTTCAAATCGCTCACAATCATGTCTGAGCTTTTCAAGCAGGTTTGCCTGCATCGTCTTTTCAATTTCTAACTGATGGAGGGCCTCTTCCTGGTTTTTCTTCTGTTGAATCAGCGTTTGCACCCGTGATTGGAGTTGTGCCTGCTCTTCATCCATCTGCTTAAGCTCAAGCGAAAACTGGTTGACGTCATTTTGTAATTCTTTAATTTCTCTCTGCCTTTGAAGAAGACCTCCGCCGCCGTTTTCTTTAGATCCGCCCCAAATCATACCGGAACCTTCAATGACCTCTCCTTCCAGGGTCACAAAGGTAAACGGTCCTCCGTTTTGTTCCCAGAGGGCATAGGCCGTCATTAAATCTTTTACAATGACAACATGACCCAGCAGCGATTCGACGACTTTTTCATAGCCAGGTTTACATATCACCTTTTCGAGGGCGGGACCAAAAACAGCTTCATTTTTTTCAATCCAGGGTTCCCCTCTTAACAGGCGAGGCTCCCTTAATATGAATAATCCTTTTCCAAAATTTTTAGATTTCAGGTATTGAATCAAATCATGACTTTCGACCACTGAATTGACCAAAATCCCTTGAAGTTTTTCATTTAATACCGATTCAATGGCTTTTTCAAACTGGGGCTGAACTTCAATGAAATCGGCCACACACCCCTTCAAATCAACTGTAATTTCCCCGGTTTCTTTTCCCTTTAAAAGTGATTTTATTCCCTGCCAATATCCAACCCGGTTTTTTTGAAGATCATTTAATGATTCTAACCGCGCGCGGCTGGAATGAAGCTTTTCCTTCTTTTGAGACAGAGCTTCTCCTACACCGTGAGATTCAGCCTGTAGAGACTTCAACTCTTCTTCCAGCCTCAAGCGCTCCGTCACCATTTGCTCAAACGCTTCCGCAAGACGGGTCTGCTTATTAAGCTCCTCTGACTCAAGCGACTTCGAGTTTAAGAGGTGGCGGCGCACCTCCTCGCATTCGCCAGACTCTTTTTCCAGCCTTTTCTGGATTTCTTCACGGCGTGAAGAATGGGTCGCCATGCGGGCGGCCAGATTTCCAGTTTCTGTAATGATTCGGGTGAAATTGGAATTTTCGGCGTCAAATTCAATCCGGTGCCGGTTCACTTTTTCAAACAGGTCATGGTCTTCTCTCTCTTTTTCGCGGAGAAGTTTTTCTTTTTCGACCAGTAAAATATTAACGGCTTCATGTGCTTTTTTTAAGTCGTTCTTTTTATTTTCCATCTCCGCGAAAGAAGCTTGATACCGCGCGCGTTCTTCAAGAGCCTGTCTGGCCTGTTCTTTCCATTCGGTCAGCTGCGACTCGAGGAGCAAAATTCGACTCTCTTGCTTTTGAATTTGCCCCTCTTTTTCACTGATATTCTGGATGAAACGATTGAGTTCGTTTTCTTTTTCAACGATCTGTAAACGGGCCTGTTCAATCTCGAAATCCATTTGAGTCAGTTTGGTATCCAATCCTATTGTTTTGATTTCATATTCATCGAGTTCTTTTTTTAATTCCTGAGCCGCCGCCTCGAGCGCCTTTCCTTCGTAAACCGACAAAGCCGCTTCAAGCTTTTTCATCTCCTGATTGACTGCCTGATACCGTTCGGCCTTTCGTGCCTGCCGGTCCAGGGAATTCATCTGCTTTTTAACCTCGCCCATAATGTCCCGAACCCGAAGAAGGTTCTGCTGGGTAGCGTCAAGCTTCCGTAAAGCCTCATTCCGACGGATTTTGTACTTTGAGATCCCCGCCGTCTCTTCAATGATTTCCCTTCGTCTGGCCGGAGAAGAATTTAAAATCTCATCGACCTTCCCCTGCTCGATAATCGTATGTCCTTTTGCCCCCGCACCGGTATCAATTAAAAGATCCCGAATATCCTTCAGCCGACACTGAATTTTGTTGATTAAATAATCACTTTCCCCGGATCGGTAAAGCCGCCGGGTGATTGTTAATTCCTGATATTCGCTAAAATCCCCTGATAACTGACCGGTGGCAATGTCGCCCAGCGTCAGATTGACTTCCGACAATCCAAGACTTTTCCGGCTTTCCGTCCCGTTAAAAATAACATCTTCCATCTTTTCACCACGGAGGGTTTTAGCGCTCTGCTCCCCCAGAACCCATAGTATGGCATCGGCAATGTTGCTCTTTCCGCATCCGTTAGGCCCCACAACGGCGGTCACACCCGATTGGAAGTTAATCGTCGTCTTGTCGCAAAAAGACTTAAATCCCAGGATCTCGATTTTTTTTAAGCGCATACCGTTAATCTCCGAAGTTGATACACAAAAAACGTTTATTATTTATCATGAATAAGTTAAAAAAACAAGAAAAAACACAACAGGAAGGGGTAAACCTTAAAATTAATCTATATATAGAACGTAACCCTTCAGTGAAGGGTAGGCATTGACGAAAGTGCCTGGTATGCCATGGCGTTCCAGGCGCTTGAGAACCGTTGACTGAACGATTACTATACCCAAGAACAGAGTTAGAAAGCTGTCATTGCGAACAAAGTGAAGCAATCTCAAGACTTTACGATAAGATTGCCACGCACCCTTCGGTGCTCGCAATGACATGATTAATAAGTGGGTGCGAAGTCTATCGCTGGTCTTTTCAAGGCTTACTTTTTCCACCCTGACCTTTATCGGATCACCGAGTCGAAACACATTCCGGAACCTTGCCCCAACCAGGGAGTGCTTTTTTGCCTCATAGAGGTAATGATCTTCCAGCGACGAGATATGAACCAACCCTTCGACAAAAATATCGTTCAATTCAATAAAAAGCCCGAAGGAGGTCACTCCGGTAATATGTCCTTCAAACTCCTCCCCGAGCTTGTTATCCATAAACCGGACTTTTTTCAAAGCAACCACCTGCCGCTCGGCGTCGACCGATATTCTTTCCTGGGCGGAACAATGGCTTGCGATTTCAGGCAACTCCTTTTTATAGATCCCCGCTTTTTTAGGGGAATACTCTTTTTTTTGAGCCATTTTCAGGAGTCGATGGACCATCAGATCGGGGTATCTTCGAATAGGAGAGGTGAAATGCGCATAGTATTCCGCCGCCAGACCAAAATGTCCGGGATTTTCCGTCGAATAAATGGCCTGCTTCATGGATCGGAGCATCAGGTGGTTGACGACCCTCTCTTCAGCCTTTCCTTTGACCTGATCCAAAACCTCCTGAAACGATTTTGGGGTGACTTTTTTGGGGGAACCTTTGAGAGAAAAACCAAGGCTTGAAATAAAAAATCTAAAATCCTCAATTTTTTCAGGAGAGGGGTTCTCATGAATCCTGTAGATAAAGGGGAGTTCCAGTTTTGCCATATGTTCTGCCACCGTTTCATTGGCCGCGAGCATGCACTCCTCGATAATACGGTGCGCCAGGTTCCGTTCTTCTTTTAAAATCGACGTGATCTCCCCGTTAATATCGATTAAGATTTGCGGCTCGGGAAGATCAAAATCGATGCTCCCTCTCTTAAACCGTTTGTTTTTAAGCTTTAGAGCCAGATCCTTTAAAATGAAAATGGTATCGAGAAGTTCTTTCTTCCTGAGAGAAGACCTTCCGGGGCCGTTTAGAATCTCCCACACCTCCGTATAAGTCATTCTCGCATGGCTGTGGATCACGCTTTCGTAGATTTCATAATCGACCCGCTCCCCATGTTCATCAAAAACCATTTCCACGGAATAGGTTAACCGATCCACCTGCGGATTCAGACTGCAAATTCCATTTGAAAGCGCTTCAGGGAACATCGGAACCACTTTATCGGGAAAATAAACCGAGGTCCCTCTCTGATAGGCCTCCTTATCCATGGGACTCCCCCAGGGGACATAAGCGCTGACATCCGCGATGTGAACGCCGAGGCGAATCTGATTGTTGGGGAGGTGTTCCGCGGAAACCGCGTCATCAAAATCTTTGGCATGCTCTCCATCAATCGTCAGGGTGACAACTTTACGCATGTCCTTCCTCCCGGCCGCCATTTTTTCATTCACTTCAGACGGCAGGAACCCTGCTTCCTCAAGCGTGGCAGACAAAAATTCCCTGGGTAGATTAAATTCCTCCATAATCATCGAGGTATCGAGAAATGGAGCATATGCCTCACCAAGGATTTTAATAATCTTCCCTTCCGGGCCCTTCCCAAAAGAAGGATAGGCCGTAATTTCAGCCACCACCATCTCACCCACTTCCGGACGAAGTTCATAAAGCGCCGGGATATAAAGATCGTGAACCATTTTTCTGTCGTTGGGAGTGACCCATCCCCCTGTTTCGGTTTGGATATATTTTCCAACAACCTGAGTATGGCCTCTTTCAACGACCCGGACAATTTTCCCTTCGGGTTTTCCTTTTCTATTCTTTCCTTCGATCCGAATTTGAACCCTGTCCCCGTTCATGGCATCGAGCATCCGGTTTCGGGAAATATAAACATCCGGTTCCCCGGAAACCCCGGAAAGGACAAACCCGTAGCCCTCAGGATGCACCTGGAGCTTTCCTGTCATGTCTCGCCTGGCTTCTTTAATCCGTCTTCTGATTTTTCTCATTTCACCACCTGTACAGGGTCGATGCCCACGTGACCCCGCCTCCAAAAGAGGCCAGTAACAGCAGGTCACCCTTTTTTATCTTTTTTTTTGAAACCGCCTGGTCCAGCGTAATAGGAATGGAAGCTGACGACGTATTTCCATACTGTTGGATGGTCAGCTCCACCTTTTCTTTGGGAATCTTCAGATTTTTCATAACCTTCTCCAGAAGCCTGAAATTGGCCTGGTGAAAGACAAACAGATCAATCTCGCTTAATTTAATACCCTGCTCGTCCAAAACTTCTTGAATGACCTGCTCGAAATAAAGGACAGCGCTCCGGTATACCGAAAGCCCTTTCATTTGGATTGAATGAAGACTTTTTTTAAGGGTTTCTGGGCTGGAAGGAAGCCTCGACCCTCCTGCGGGAAGCTGGATAAAATCGTGTTTTCTCCCATCGGAATGAAGATGAAACGACAAAAACCCTTCTTTTTTCCGGGTTTTTGCAAGGACAACAGCTCCTCCCCCGTCACCAAATAAAATAGCGGTTCC
Coding sequences within:
- the smc gene encoding chromosome segregation protein SMC, with amino-acid sequence MRLKKIEILGFKSFCDKTTINFQSGVTAVVGPNGCGKSNIADAILWVLGEQSAKTLRGEKMEDVIFNGTESRKSLGLSEVNLTLGDIATGQLSGDFSEYQELTITRRLYRSGESDYLINKIQCRLKDIRDLLIDTGAGAKGHTIIEQGKVDEILNSSPARRREIIEETAGISKYKIRRNEALRKLDATQQNLLRVRDIMGEVKKQMNSLDRQARKAERYQAVNQEMKKLEAALSVYEGKALEAAAQELKKELDEYEIKTIGLDTKLTQMDFEIEQARLQIVEKENELNRFIQNISEKEGQIQKQESRILLLESQLTEWKEQARQALEERARYQASFAEMENKKNDLKKAHEAVNILLVEKEKLLREKEREDHDLFEKVNRHRIEFDAENSNFTRIITETGNLAARMATHSSRREEIQKRLEKESGECEEVRRHLLNSKSLESEELNKQTRLAEAFEQMVTERLRLEEELKSLQAESHGVGEALSQKKEKLHSSRARLESLNDLQKNRVGYWQGIKSLLKGKETGEITVDLKGCVADFIEVQPQFEKAIESVLNEKLQGILVNSVVESHDLIQYLKSKNFGKGLFILREPRLLRGEPWIEKNEAVFGPALEKVICKPGYEKVVESLLGHVVIVKDLMTAYALWEQNGGPFTFVTLEGEVIEGSGMIWGGSKENGGGGLLQRQREIKELQNDVNQFSLELKQMDEEQAQLQSRVQTLIQQKKNQEEALHQLEIEKTMQANLLEKLRHDCERFEAREAQLKKEMEKGFESISLIDRDAQLLQVESLTIQESKIQLEERLAGLKRSLQEKMTEKDQLAVQLTEIKIEATSLKSKVNHTLLNLNELENSQKDAAAKIAFKEETALNLEIKQNGALLEKKTVLQTISELNQDLGLIKSQKTVLVEDHEVLINNLRTKEDAYRLNRKEIDEAVKKKNDLEVKWTEVRIKLEHIDQFLQTHYQTTLQNAMQEEYPELEYELAKTTLSELKAKIDQIGPVNVTAIDEFKELEERFNFLTAQEGDLTQSIQSLQEAIQKINKTTRILFNETFVALNQKFMEVFVSFFEGGKAELILLDDSNPFESGVDIIVQPPGKKVRNVSMLSGGEKALTAIALLFASFLIHPSPFCILDEIDAPLDEENIRRFTTVLKKMTDHSQFIVITHNKRTMEIADILYGVTQEEPGISRLISVRMNHAGAPQELQPVVAS
- the rnr gene encoding ribonuclease R, with the translated sequence MRKIRRRIKEARRDMTGKLQVHPEGYGFVLSGVSGEPDVYISRNRMLDAMNGDRVQIRIEGKNRKGKPEGKIVRVVERGHTQVVGKYIQTETGGWVTPNDRKMVHDLYIPALYELRPEVGEMVVAEITAYPSFGKGPEGKIIKILGEAYAPFLDTSMIMEEFNLPREFLSATLEEAGFLPSEVNEKMAAGRKDMRKVVTLTIDGEHAKDFDDAVSAEHLPNNQIRLGVHIADVSAYVPWGSPMDKEAYQRGTSVYFPDKVVPMFPEALSNGICSLNPQVDRLTYSVEMVFDEHGERVDYEIYESVIHSHARMTYTEVWEILNGPGRSSLRKKELLDTIFILKDLALKLKNKRFKRGSIDFDLPEPQILIDINGEITSILKEERNLAHRIIEECMLAANETVAEHMAKLELPFIYRIHENPSPEKIEDFRFFISSLGFSLKGSPKKVTPKSFQEVLDQVKGKAEERVVNHLMLRSMKQAIYSTENPGHFGLAAEYYAHFTSPIRRYPDLMVHRLLKMAQKKEYSPKKAGIYKKELPEIASHCSAQERISVDAERQVVALKKVRFMDNKLGEEFEGHITGVTSFGLFIELNDIFVEGLVHISSLEDHYLYEAKKHSLVGARFRNVFRLGDPIKVRVEKVSLEKTSDRLRTHLLIMSLRAPKGAWQSYRKVLRLLHFVRNDSFLTLFLGIVIVQSTVLKRLERHGIPGTFVNAYPSLKGYVLYID